A single genomic interval of Isorropodon fossajaponicum endosymbiont JTNG4 harbors:
- the lspA gene encoding signal peptidase II, whose amino-acid sequence MKTKHYFLLVVLLVVLDQLTKLLAYEYLGIGNSIAINEFLSLTFAHNYGVAFSFLADSGGWQRYFLSSVSALASIVISVWILKTPLKHRFKLISLVLILSGAIGNMIDRIANGFVVDFIDFHYSGFNYPIFNFADVFISIGVILLITVDLKK is encoded by the coding sequence GTGAAAACAAAACATTATTTTTTATTAGTTGTTCTACTAGTTGTTCTTGATCAATTAACAAAATTGTTGGCTTATGAATATTTAGGCATTGGTAACTCGATTGCTATTAATGAATTTTTGTCACTTACTTTTGCTCATAATTATGGTGTAGCATTTAGTTTTTTGGCTGATAGTGGCGGTTGGCAACGTTATTTTTTATCAAGTGTTTCTGCACTTGCCAGTATTGTTATTAGTGTTTGGATATTAAAAACCCCTTTAAAGCATCGGTTTAAACTTATCAGTTTGGTGCTAATTTTGTCAGGCGCAATTGGCAATATGATTGACCGAATTGCCAATGGCTTTGTTGTTGATTTTATTGATTTTCATTACTCTGGATTTAATTATCCAATTTTTAATTTTGCTGATGTTTTTATCAGTATTGGTGTGATATTATTAATCACAGTGGATTTGAAAAAATGA